The DNA segment GTGAATTTGGAGCCAGTCTTCATTTGGTTCACGTAATTGATGATGACCAGCCACGGTTGATCGTGCAGGCTGAACGAGATGCCTCGCTCAAGATTCTTGAGGAACTGGCGACAACTCTTGAAGAGGTCGATGGCGTGCAATGCGATTTTCGTGTTGTCCTTGGCAATCCGTTTATCGGAATCTCGGAGGCCGCGCGAGACATTGGAGCTGACCTAGTCATCATTGGTCCCCATCGCCGGCAGTTGCTCCGAGACATCTTGGTCGGGACAACGGCGGAAAGGACCATCCGGACGGCAGATCGCCCCGTCTTGTTAACAAATGGTGTTCCGACGGGGGCATACCGTCGAGCAATCGTCGCTTCCGACCTTTCCACCTACTCGGAAGCAACGTTTCGCACCGCGAAATCCCTTGGAGTGCTTGATCGGTTGAATGTCTCTCTGCTCCATGTGTTCAGTGACCCAGGAACTCCTCTGATGAACCGCGCGTCATTAAGCGACAATGAGAAGCAGTCGTACATCGCTGACGTACGGAACCGAGCGGGAAAAGAGGTGGCGGCATTCATGGCCCGAATCAACGCTGGAGAGATGTCCACGGTCTTAAAACCCATTACAGGTAACATTGCTGAAACGATTTGCGAAACAGCCAACGCGTTGTCTAGCGAGCTAATTGTCCTTGGAACGTGCGGTCGCTCGGTTATTACGCGGGCCCTGATGGGAAGCGTGACAGAAGGTGTTTTGCGCAGCTCTGACCAAGACGTTCTTGCGATACCGCCGCCACGAAATCAACCGGTATGATGGGCTTGCCGTGCCGCAGATGCTCTTTCATCTATATCGGCGAGCTTTTGAAGGGGATGGCTTTGGATGTGTTGCCGACAGGCTGACCTTTTTGTTGAGCCCATTTCGTTTACCTCGATAGTCCCGCATCCGGACTTGCACCGAGCGGGGGCGCGACGGCCAGTTACCCTTTTGTCCGTTCGCTATACGATTCCTTGTCAGGCCTAAAACGCCATTGCGGTGGCGGGGGCGGTGGGCTGACAAAGCATGGTGGCGTTGGAGTCGACATATAGGTGACTGCTCGCTGTAGTAACTCGCGGCGACTTGAAGGAAGTGCTAGATTGGATCCGACTGGCGGATCGCCGAAATCCCACGACAAAGGACTCTTCGCATGACTAAGAAAGATACGAAACCGACGACCACGGATGCGGGGTGCCCCGTTTCCAGTGACGAGCACTCGTTGACCGTTGGCCCGGATGGCCCCATCCTATTGCATGACCATTACCTCATCGAGCAAATGGCCAACTTCAATCGTGAGCGGATTCCTGAGCGGCAGCCACATGCGAAAGGTTCTGGTGCTTTTGGGCATTTTCAGGTGACCCATGATGTTAGCGCATTCACCAAAGCCGCGGTGTTCCAGCCGGGGACAAAGACGGACACCTTGGTGCGTTTTTCGACGGTTGCGGGCGAGCGTGGCAGTCCGGATACTTGGCGCGACCCCCGTGGATTCTCGGTGAAGTTCTATACCACCGAAGGGAACTACGACATGGTTGGGAACAACACGCCCGTGTTCTTCCTGCGTGATCCGATGAAGTTTCAACATTTCATCCGATCACAAAAGAGGCGGGCGGACAACGGCCTGCGCGACCATGACATGCAATGGGATTTTTGGTCTTTGTCGCCCGAATCGGCGCATCAGGTGACGTGGTTGATGGGGGATCGCGGGATTCCAAAAACTTGGCGGAACATGAACGGCTATTCCAGCCACACCTATATGTGGGTCAACGCCGATGGTGAACGGTTCTGGGTGAAGTACCACTTCAAAACGGATCAGGGCATCGACTTTCTCACGCAGGAGGAAGCCGATCGATTGGCCGGGGCCGACGGTGACTACCATCGTCGTGACCTGTTCAACGCGATCAAGCAAGGGGATCATCCCAGTTGGTCTTTGAAAGTGCAGATCATGCCTTTTGAAGAAGCGAAGACCTACCGTTTGAATCCGTTCGATTTGACTAAGGTCTGGCCGCACGCGGATTACCCGCTCCACGATGTGGGCAAGTTAACGCTGGATCGTAACCCAACCGATTTTCACACCGAAATCGAACAGGCTGCGTTCGAGCCAAACAACCTTGTTCAAGGCATTGGTATCAGTCCTGACAAGATGTTGCTTGGTCGCATGTTCGCTTATGCTGACGCTCATCGACATCGCCTGGGTGTGAATTACAAGCACATTCCCGTCAATGCACCGCAATGTCCCGTGTTCAGTTACAGCAAGGACGGGCAGGGGCGAACGCAAAACGTTTCGGATCCGGTTTACGCTCCGAATTCGAAAGGTGGACCGGCGGCGGATGGCGAACGTTTCCCTGACGACGCGACTTGGGCGACCGATGGCGAGTTCACGCGTGCCGCTTATACGCTGCGTGAAGATGATGACGACTTCGGCCAGGCCGGAACCTTGGTACGCGACGTTATGGATGATGAACAACGCGAGCGACTGGTGTCGAATGTTGTCGGACATCTTAAGGGAGGCGTGGCCGAACCTGTGCTGGAACGAGCGCTGCAGTACTGGAGCAACATCGACAAGGAAATTGGTGACCGCATTCGCAAGGGTGTTTCAGGCGGTTAAGAAGTTGTGGGCAACGGTTGTCGTGGATCAACGAAACGATCCACGACAATCGCGCAGCGGCGGCAGAAGAGCTGACCGACGCATGCCCGGCTAGTTCGTTGCGGTCCCTGTTTCGGTCAGCCACGTTTTGACCTGTTCACCGATTGCGCCACCGACCTGTTCCTCGTCACCGCTGATGATTCCACCTGCGGCGGCTAAGGCGTCGCTGTGGATTTGGTATCGTGACCGAACCAGTACCGTCGCGGAGGGATTCATCGATCGGACCAACTGCAAGATCGTCAGGGCGGAACGGAAATGCGGTAGCGTAACGATCACCAGTTTCGCCTCACCGATCGACGCGTGCTCTAAAACGTCGGGGGATGTTGCATCGCCAACGTGTCCATCGAAGCCACGTTGGCGAGCGGTAAGAATTCCAGCGTGATTCAGGTCAATCACAGTCACTCTCAAATGCGACTCCATTAACGGTATCGAGGCAAGCTGGGCAGTTGGTCCGAAACCAACCACCACGACATCGGTCGTATGAGGTGAACTAGGCGTACCATCTTCCGCGCTGATGTCGATGCCGACGCCCAACATTCTTGCTGCCCAATCACCGAACTTCGGAGCGAATGGGACTGCCAGAGCGCTGACAAAAAACGACACAATGGTGACCGAAACAACGAGTGCGTAGACGTCATCCGACACGACGCCCGAGGTGCGTCCGATCGCCCCTAAAACAAATGCGAATTCGCCGATCTGAGCCAGAGCCAGTCCGGTGGCGGCTGCCACACGCAGCGATTGCCGGAACGCTAGGAAAATCGCTGTCGTGATTACCAGTTTGCCAATGGTCAATGCGGCCGTTGCGGCGACTACCCAGTGAAGGTGCGAGAGAATCCAGAGCGGGTCCGCCACCATCCCAGCGGAACCAAAGAACAGCGTCAGTAACAGGACTCGGAGCGAGGATACATCGGCGCGAATCTGGATCGCAAATTGACTGCTGCCCAGCAACATGCCGGAAATGAACGCGCCCAGAGCTGGCGAGATACCGGCGGAGTGGGCAGCCGCTGCCGAGCCGAGTCCGATGACGACTGCAAAGATGACCGTTAGTTCGCGGTTGCGTTCCAAGGTAAGCGTGCCGAGCGTCAACACTGCGATTTTTGTGACGACGTACAATGCGGTTGCCAAGCCGCCAGCCATCAAAACCAGTTTGCCGACATCCATGGCAACGTCCTTCGGCGTGCCATCACCACCAAGGACGGTCATCAGCACCGCCAACGGGACAACGGCGATGTCCTGAGTCAACAGCACGCCAAGGCTATTGCGGCCGTGTGGCATTTCCAGCTCGCTGCGTTCCATCAGGATTCGCAATACCACTGCCGTGCTGCTTAACGCGGCCATCGCCCCCAACGCGATCGCTGGTTTCATTGTCATACCGTACGCCAGCGCCGCGACGGCCCCAGCCAGCACGGTCACGATGACTTGACTGGCTCCGCCCAGAAGCGGCCGACTGCCAAGCCCCTTCAATCGCTCGATTGAAAACTCCAAGCCCAGACTGAACAAAAGAAGCGCGACGCCCAGCTCTGCGATTTCCTCGATTTCAACATTCGAACCGACGAATCCAAAGCCGCCAGGTCCCCCGACTAGCATCCCAGCCAGTAGATACCCGACAAGCGGGCTTTGTCCGATTCGCGACGCCAGTCCACCGCCGATCAAACAGGCAGCAAGCAAGAAGACGATGTCGGCGAGCAGTATCCAAAGTTCCATAGTTCCTACCGAAAATCATTCCATTAAACGCCGTGTCGGTTCCGCAATGGGTCAAGCCTCGCACCAACAAACCAGCGTGCGGGCCAACTCCCAGCTCACCACTAAAAATTCCCGCCCGCCAAATTCCAAACGCGCACCTTACAGCTTTCCCTCGTCGGGGAAACTATAGCATTGTGCAAAATCCTATGAGGCACAGCCATTCCTTAAATGAAAGACGAAGCACTGAAGCGATTGGTCGTACCCGTGGATGATATTTAACGGCTGATCGAACGACTTGCTTCTGCAAAGTTTGTTTGTGGCCGGGAGCAAAATGGTCTGAGTGCGATCGCCAAAAAGGGACGCATGTCGACTGACAGCGCTGGACAGCCGCTCGACGTCGCGGCATCAGCGGTATCTTGGATACCTGCCCGACGGGGGGGATGGGAAGGCTCAGTCGCTCGTAGGTGAAATCACGCCATTCTACCAACCCGAAGCACCTGAATGCGGTGTTTTGCAGTGTTTTTCGCTCGACAGTGTATTTTTGCTGAATGTGGCATTGGGCGATTGGTTCCGCTCCAACCAGGGGGTGTGCTACTTTCCGTGTTGCCCAAAATTGCTAGCTCTGCATAGCCCTCTCAGCATACCTGCTAGTGGCGTGCAGGTTGGTGCGTCGTTCGATGTCGCTATTACTTGGGAGTCGATTGACGCGGCAGCGGAGCTTTTGGTTTCGAATCCCGGAATCACAGCGATCGCTAATCCGTTCGTGGTCTGGACCGCCGTAGATTGCCCGGCAGGAATTTTGATGCCCGTGTGATGACTCCCACGGGGCGGTCCACGCCACCAGTCTTCACTGTTGGAGCGATTCCTGAATTCGTGCAGTCGATCCTCTCGGCGGATGTCGCTTCGGCGTTTGAGTTGGCAGTTGAGTTGGCAGTTGAGTTGGCAGTTGATTCAAGCTGTAATGCGACCATGCCGGCACGGAGTATCAATTACTAGTGCTTTCATGCGTTAAATGACCAATGCGTAGTCGTCGATTGTGCGGCCGTCTCCAAAACGGGGACGACCATGCGGTCAATCACCACGTGTTTGACGGCATGCGATTTCGCGCCGCTTACGATCAAGCGGTTTCGGCGTTGATCGAAGAAATTTGTGAACGCGGTCTCGACGCGAGAATGCTGGTAGTGGTTGCTGGCAGTTTTGGCGGACGCCGAAGATCAATTACCAGCCAAGTAGTGGTGTCGGGAACGCAAGTGCCGCAGGGGGCAACAAGCGGCCTGGCCGGGACCATTGGCCGCGAGCATTTTCGAACATCTGGGCTGATGGAGGGGACGCCCCCTTCCGCTAAAAATTTGAGTTCGTGATTACCTCTCAACGGTAGCGTGCTGGGCCGATCATTCGTCAGCAATGAACTTTACGTGCCCAGAGACGCGGCTACGTGAGATCTTGAGATGCTTAGGATGGTAGCGACGGTGAATCGTTTATCCGTCTGACAAGGTCGGCCACGGCAGGATTGGACTGGCGGTAGGAGACGATTTGGATGTCCAGACCGTGTTGGATGTTTTTCTGGAAGGCTCGCTCGATCGCGTCGGTGATCCATTCATCACGGTTTCCAAAAACACCTCCTCCCAGCAGTGTCAGGAAGAGGACGCGATTACCCGATTGGTTGGCATGGATCACCGCGGCGGCGAACGTCGCTTCGTAGGCAGCGTCTAAAATCAGTTTGGCGAACTCGGTCCACTCTGCCTGGGGTTGCTGCCCGTACGCTACAGGCAACGCTGAACAATAGGCTTGGGAGACTCGATGCCCGACATCGTCTAACGTCACTTCCACGCCCCATTGGAGCCCGATGCGCAACTGGCCACGGAGTAAGTCTAGGTCAGCTGCACTGGTTGCTCGGATCGTTTCGTTGATTTTGGCCAGGCCGTCGTCGCTGGGGAATAGGTATCCGTTCTGCATCTTCCACAGACAATCAGGGATGTTGCCAAGTTTTAGTCCAAGATCGGCTGAACAGTCGATTTGTCTGTCAGCTGATTGGCCCATTTGATCATCGATTTCGGCAAAGTAGTTTCGGTAGATCGTGCCGGCCCCACATGCGACCGCGCACGCAGGCCCTTGCGTCGGATCGTTCTCGTAGATGCCGACACCCCGTTCGGGAGTGACGTGCGGGCTGGTCATCTCTAGAAGGTTGAATTGCGAGGCGACTTGAAACAAGCTGCCAGCGTTGGCGGGATCGGTGTGTAGTTGGCGAACGTCCCCGACGATTTCGCGGATGGTCGATCGGCGTGGTGGAACATCTGCATCCGCGACGGCTTTACGAAGCTCTGATAGCGTCGGAGTTTCCAATCGGCCAAAGGCGATACGTGTTCCGTCGGGACAAACGATGCAATCACCGTCAACGCTCAGTTGATCACGAACTTGCTCGGGTGATTTCTCCTTGATTCCGGTAATTCGCTGAAACCATGTCATGGTTTGGCTCGATTGGTTGTATGAGTGGACAAAGCGATCTGACCGGATCTTTGATTCGCGTGCGAGCGAGAGACCGTGGCGGGGCAATCAATGATCGAGAACCGTCCCGCAGCGAGTGCAACGCCTTCTCTCAGTAGTGAAGAGGGCGGCGCATTGCTGCGCGGCGACTACTCTGTCAGGGAATAGAGTCCACGACCGTCATGTTTGACTTTCCCTTGCTTTGCCAGTTCTTGCCAGACGGCTTTGGGAAATTGGTCAGGAGGCCGGATTGCGACGACGCTGGACTGCTGGCCGCCCGACATTGGGCCGTGCCCTAAACGTGATTCGTCGTCCAAACGCATCAGTTTCAAACGTTTACGGAAGGCCTTCATCGCCAATCGAAGTTCCTCTTTGGATGGAGGAACCGGTTCGGGTATCGCGTCACTGTTTTCCATGGTCAATCCTGATAGTGGGAGTCATTGCATCGAACCAGGATACACTATCTCGGTTGGTCAGGAAGATTAAGGAACGACGATCTTGCCAACTAACGAACCGCGATTGCTAAACATCCAAACCAACCGGCGGGGCGAATAAACATTGCTGCAAATGCAAGAGGCAAAAAAGCAAGTCCATGCTGGCCGTTGGGTTCGTTGCTTGTTGGACCATCGTGTCGGGGGACGTGCGATAAATAGGGGATGGTTTCGTTCGGTTCCTATGGGTGAATCAAAAGGATCTGCGGTTTCCGCTTGCCTGCTTTTTCAGATGCCTTGGCATGTTGCCGTCGCCCGGATCGGACCATGCGGCGTGATCGTTGTCGAAATGGCGGTGGTTGAGTGGTATGATCAGGCCTCGATGCGCGCTCCTATGCCTGCATTCGCTGTAATGATTCGTCAGGCAATGCCTGAGCGATTTGTGCGTCGCCGTTTCGCTGGATTGAACTGGTTGATCCCCGATGCGACTACTTTGTTCAGGCTCTGCTTAAAATGACAATGCAAACGATGACTTGTTTTCCGCCGGCCCGTCCCGATGCAAAGACTTTGATCATGAGATTTATCGCTACGACGATTCTTCTTCTCGCTTCAACCGTTGCGTTTGCCCAAGACGCCGATCTTGTGTTGCGGGGTGGGAAAATTGTCACCGTGGATGCCGATTTTCAGATAGTTGATGCGATGGCAATTCGCTCCGGACGGATCGTAGACGTTGGAACGGAAGCAGAAATTGGATCCAATATCGGGCCCGAGACACGTGTGGTTGATTTAGATGGCAAAATGGTACTGCCCGGTCTGATCGACTCGCATGTCCATCCCAGCAGTGCCAGTATGTTCGAAGCCGACCATGAAATCCCACCAATGGATTCGATAGCGGACGTCCTGGAATACATTCGCCGGCGTGCGGAAGTGGTGCCAAAAGGTGAATGGATCAATGTGTCTCAGGTCTTCATTACACGTCTAAGCGAGCAACGGTATCCGACTCGATCCGAATTGGATTCGGCGGCTCCAGAGCATCCTGTGTTGTTTCGTACCGGACCCGACGGGAGCGCGAACTCGTTGGGCTTAACGGAAAATGGTATTGATAAAGCGTTCGCGGCAAAACATCCAAACCATGTCATGGTGGATCCGGCCACGGGCGAACCGACCGGCCTTTTACGTCAATCCTCTGCTGTCTTTAAATCCAAGCCGGCACCGTCAACGAAAAATTTGACGGAGTCGGAACGCGACGATCGACTGGTGATGCTGTTGGAAGACTATGGTCGCTGGGGCATCACCGGAATCATCGATCGCAATTGCAGT comes from the Roseimaritima multifibrata genome and includes:
- a CDS encoding universal stress protein, with the translated sequence MKTIVVATDFSERSDRAIRRATLLTREFGASLHLVHVIDDDQPRLIVQAERDASLKILEELATTLEEVDGVQCDFRVVLGNPFIGISEAARDIGADLVIIGPHRRQLLRDILVGTTAERTIRTADRPVLLTNGVPTGAYRRAIVASDLSTYSEATFRTAKSLGVLDRLNVSLLHVFSDPGTPLMNRASLSDNEKQSYIADVRNRAGKEVAAFMARINAGEMSTVLKPITGNIAETICETANALSSELIVLGTCGRSVITRALMGSVTEGVLRSSDQDVLAIPPPRNQPV
- a CDS encoding catalase, translating into MTKKDTKPTTTDAGCPVSSDEHSLTVGPDGPILLHDHYLIEQMANFNRERIPERQPHAKGSGAFGHFQVTHDVSAFTKAAVFQPGTKTDTLVRFSTVAGERGSPDTWRDPRGFSVKFYTTEGNYDMVGNNTPVFFLRDPMKFQHFIRSQKRRADNGLRDHDMQWDFWSLSPESAHQVTWLMGDRGIPKTWRNMNGYSSHTYMWVNADGERFWVKYHFKTDQGIDFLTQEEADRLAGADGDYHRRDLFNAIKQGDHPSWSLKVQIMPFEEAKTYRLNPFDLTKVWPHADYPLHDVGKLTLDRNPTDFHTEIEQAAFEPNNLVQGIGISPDKMLLGRMFAYADAHRHRLGVNYKHIPVNAPQCPVFSYSKDGQGRTQNVSDPVYAPNSKGGPAADGERFPDDATWATDGEFTRAAYTLREDDDDFGQAGTLVRDVMDDEQRERLVSNVVGHLKGGVAEPVLERALQYWSNIDKEIGDRIRKGVSGG
- a CDS encoding cation:proton antiporter domain-containing protein, which encodes MELWILLADIVFLLAACLIGGGLASRIGQSPLVGYLLAGMLVGGPGGFGFVGSNVEIEEIAELGVALLLFSLGLEFSIERLKGLGSRPLLGGASQVIVTVLAGAVAALAYGMTMKPAIALGAMAALSSTAVVLRILMERSELEMPHGRNSLGVLLTQDIAVVPLAVLMTVLGGDGTPKDVAMDVGKLVLMAGGLATALYVVTKIAVLTLGTLTLERNRELTVIFAVVIGLGSAAAAHSAGISPALGAFISGMLLGSSQFAIQIRADVSSLRVLLLTLFFGSAGMVADPLWILSHLHWVVAATAALTIGKLVITTAIFLAFRQSLRVAAATGLALAQIGEFAFVLGAIGRTSGVVSDDVYALVVSVTIVSFFVSALAVPFAPKFGDWAARMLGVGIDISAEDGTPSSPHTTDVVVVGFGPTAQLASIPLMESHLRVTVIDLNHAGILTARQRGFDGHVGDATSPDVLEHASIGEAKLVIVTLPHFRSALTILQLVRSMNPSATVLVRSRYQIHSDALAAAGGIISGDEEQVGGAIGEQVKTWLTETGTATN
- a CDS encoding DUF1501 domain-containing protein, with the translated sequence MRSRRLCGRLQNGDDHAVNHHVFDGMRFRAAYDQAVSALIEEICERGLDARMLVVVAGSFGGRRRSITSQVVVSGTQVPQGATSGLAGTIGREHFRTSGLMEGTPPSAKNLSS